In a genomic window of Streptomyces pristinaespiralis:
- a CDS encoding MFS transporter, producing the protein MTGTTEALSGSAAVDNAARSVTRPFYVYAVLTNTLFQRGVFVLFLQQRGFSAEQVALLQTLLYLVSGFAELPTGVIADRIGRRASIVIGQMLIAGCLLGQVAFSNYWVFLALFIGQGVGMACVSGSDTALLYDLLVRRGATASYVRIKSRFTMLGTVTSGAAIVLGGQLQQISWGVVYVGSAACLALAVVVLMSRVPEIRGADAADEQDGAEEEHGDATAWRAMLQVATPALVTLVVVYGLMHATLTPYIIFTQKTLSDQGAGTALVSVVISAGFFAGGLTPLLSDRADRRIGYRVIVPVSLLTLAAALGLSGLGLVWVTIAAFLALVGIPEITAVIVDNVFNEAVPSRHRASLLSMIAFVESALIGIGYLVLGALMDGLGSSVGMAAYAAVPLLACLLWLPVLFRGARVTTEIEKPADQKAS; encoded by the coding sequence ATGACCGGCACCACGGAGGCCCTTAGCGGGTCGGCTGCAGTCGACAATGCAGCACGAAGTGTCACGCGCCCGTTTTACGTATACGCCGTGCTCACCAACACGCTATTCCAGCGCGGCGTATTCGTCCTCTTCCTTCAGCAGCGAGGCTTCTCCGCCGAGCAAGTGGCCCTACTGCAGACACTGCTCTACCTGGTCAGCGGATTTGCGGAGTTGCCGACGGGAGTCATCGCCGACCGAATCGGCAGGCGTGCCAGCATCGTGATCGGCCAGATGCTGATAGCTGGATGTCTGCTCGGTCAGGTGGCGTTCTCCAACTACTGGGTGTTCCTGGCGCTGTTCATTGGGCAGGGCGTGGGCATGGCGTGTGTGTCCGGTTCGGACACCGCCCTGCTGTACGACCTGCTCGTGCGTCGTGGTGCAACGGCCAGCTACGTCAGGATCAAGTCCCGGTTCACCATGCTCGGGACGGTCACCTCGGGAGCCGCCATCGTCCTTGGCGGCCAACTGCAGCAGATTTCCTGGGGAGTCGTCTACGTCGGTTCGGCGGCGTGCCTCGCCCTAGCCGTGGTGGTGCTGATGTCACGGGTGCCCGAGATCCGCGGCGCGGACGCGGCGGACGAACAGGACGGAGCCGAGGAGGAGCACGGCGACGCCACAGCATGGCGGGCGATGCTTCAGGTCGCCACGCCGGCGCTCGTGACGCTCGTCGTGGTGTACGGATTGATGCATGCGACTTTGACGCCGTACATCATTTTTACGCAGAAGACCCTCTCCGATCAGGGAGCGGGCACCGCATTGGTCAGCGTGGTCATATCGGCGGGATTCTTCGCTGGCGGGCTCACTCCGCTGCTGTCGGACCGCGCGGACCGGCGCATCGGGTATCGGGTCATAGTCCCGGTGTCTCTCCTGACGCTCGCCGCGGCACTCGGCCTGAGCGGCCTCGGCCTTGTCTGGGTCACCATCGCCGCGTTCCTGGCCCTGGTCGGGATTCCCGAGATCACCGCCGTGATCGTGGACAACGTGTTCAACGAGGCCGTGCCGTCGCGCCACCGGGCGAGCCTGCTGTCGATGATCGCATTCGTGGAGTCGGCGCTCATCGGCATCGGCTATCTCGTCCTCGGCGCGCTCATGGACGGGCTGGGCTCCAGTGTGGGCATGGCCGCCTACGCCGCGGTCCCGCTGCTGGCATGTCTCCTGTGGCTACCGGTGCTCTTCCGAGGGGCACGGGTGACCACCGAAATCGAGAAGCCCGCCGACCAAAAGGCATCCTGA
- a CDS encoding ABC transporter ATP-binding protein, protein MTAVAVDGLRKRYGDHEAVRGVDFTVRDGEIFALLGPNGAGKTTTLEILEGFRDRDGGSVEVLGRDPGRKADGRWLRGQIGLVLQDIAVEPYLSVRETIARNAGYYPEPRGVDEVIDLVGLEEKRGAKVKDLSGGQKRRLDLALGVVGNPQLLFLDEPTTGFDPNARRGAWEVVRNLRDAGTTIVLTTHYMDEAQALADSVAVIAGGRIVAAGTPDTLGGRDSALARIRFALPQGAAIADVPLPVTDAEDGLVTAEAEEPTAALHRLTEWALRRGTPLERLTVEQPTLEDVYLSLTGKYAEKEASSPSSERGRRPSPGRGRRPGRSRS, encoded by the coding sequence GTGACCGCGGTGGCCGTGGACGGCCTGCGAAAGCGTTACGGGGACCACGAGGCGGTGCGCGGCGTCGACTTCACCGTCCGCGACGGGGAGATCTTCGCCCTGCTCGGCCCGAACGGGGCGGGCAAGACGACCACGCTCGAGATTCTGGAGGGCTTCCGCGACCGTGACGGCGGAAGCGTGGAGGTGCTCGGGCGCGACCCGGGCAGGAAGGCCGACGGGAGGTGGCTGCGCGGGCAGATCGGGCTGGTGCTCCAGGACATCGCCGTCGAGCCGTACCTGTCGGTGCGCGAGACGATCGCGCGCAACGCCGGCTACTACCCCGAGCCCCGCGGGGTGGACGAGGTGATCGACCTCGTCGGCCTCGAGGAGAAGCGGGGCGCCAAGGTGAAGGACCTGTCCGGCGGCCAGAAGCGGCGGCTCGACCTGGCGCTCGGCGTCGTCGGCAACCCGCAACTGCTGTTCCTGGACGAGCCCACCACCGGCTTCGACCCGAACGCGCGGCGCGGTGCGTGGGAGGTCGTGCGGAACCTGCGCGACGCGGGCACCACCATCGTGCTCACCACGCACTACATGGACGAGGCGCAGGCGCTCGCCGACTCGGTCGCCGTCATCGCCGGCGGCCGGATCGTCGCCGCCGGCACTCCCGACACGCTCGGCGGCCGGGACAGCGCGCTGGCCAGGATCCGCTTCGCGCTGCCGCAGGGCGCCGCGATCGCCGACGTGCCCCTGCCGGTCACCGACGCGGAGGACGGTCTGGTGACGGCGGAGGCCGAGGAGCCGACCGCCGCGCTGCACCGGCTCACCGAGTGGGCGCTGCGCCGCGGTACGCCGCTGGAGCGGCTGACCGTCGAACAGCCCACCCTCGAGGACGTCTATCTGAGCCTCACCGGCAAGTACGCGGAGAAGGAAGCATCCTCGCCGTCCTCGGAGCGGGGGCGCAGGCCGTCCCCCGGCCGGGGACGCCGACCGGGACGGAGCCGCTCATGA
- a CDS encoding FAD-dependent monooxygenase: MRRPRITVVGAGIGGLTLAGALAANGTDYVIHEQTRRLAEVGAGVQLSPNAVRPLLRLGLGDALREHAVRIDAMEVRGWTGRPVARTPLGEECERMFGAPYYSIHRAHLHEALLSLVDRDRLRLGELLRGARETDTGGVRLTFEDGTVRDAGVVVGADGIHSTVREAFVRDEPVFAGLGIYRGLVPADRLPDAARERLVRLWLGPGGHFVCYPVAAGEYLSFAATVPMDEAPAESWSAPGDPEDLRRAFGSWTGLVSDIVEATEVTHQWALHDRPPLRTWSSRRITLLGDAAHPMLPFMAQGAGQAIEDAMDLAACLTDAPEERIADSLARYEALRIPRTAEIQRGSRGNAGVLHLPDGPAQRRRDARMAVHASLRDRATLYAHETGRSVVAAAV, encoded by the coding sequence ATGAGACGGCCGCGGATCACGGTGGTCGGTGCGGGCATCGGCGGACTGACCCTCGCCGGCGCGCTCGCCGCGAACGGTACGGATTACGTCATCCACGAGCAGACCCGGCGGCTCGCCGAGGTCGGGGCGGGGGTGCAGCTCTCGCCCAACGCCGTCCGGCCGCTGCTGCGGCTCGGCCTCGGCGACGCACTGCGCGAGCACGCCGTACGCATCGACGCGATGGAGGTACGCGGCTGGACCGGCCGGCCCGTCGCCCGTACTCCGCTGGGCGAGGAGTGCGAGCGGATGTTCGGCGCGCCGTACTACTCGATCCACCGCGCCCATCTGCACGAGGCGCTGCTGTCCCTGGTCGACCGCGACCGGCTCCGGCTCGGCGAACTCCTGCGCGGCGCACGGGAGACGGACACCGGCGGCGTGCGGCTGACCTTCGAGGACGGCACCGTGCGCGACGCAGGGGTGGTGGTCGGCGCGGACGGCATCCACTCCACGGTCCGCGAGGCGTTCGTGCGCGACGAGCCCGTCTTCGCCGGCCTCGGCATCTACCGCGGCCTCGTCCCCGCCGACCGCCTGCCGGACGCGGCCCGCGAGCGCCTCGTGCGTCTCTGGCTCGGCCCCGGCGGCCACTTCGTGTGCTACCCGGTCGCCGCCGGCGAGTACCTCAGCTTCGCGGCGACGGTCCCGATGGACGAGGCGCCCGCAGAGTCGTGGTCGGCGCCCGGTGATCCAGAGGACCTGCGCCGCGCGTTCGGCTCCTGGACCGGCCTGGTCTCCGACATCGTCGAGGCGACCGAGGTGACGCACCAGTGGGCGCTCCACGACCGGCCGCCGCTGCGCACCTGGTCGAGCCGGCGCATCACCCTCCTCGGCGACGCGGCCCATCCGATGCTGCCGTTCATGGCGCAGGGCGCGGGCCAGGCGATCGAGGACGCGATGGACCTGGCGGCCTGCCTCACCGACGCGCCCGAGGAGCGGATCGCGGACAGCCTCGCCCGCTACGAGGCGTTGCGCATCCCGCGCACGGCCGAGATCCAGCGCGGCTCCCGCGGCAACGCGGGCGTCCTCCACCTCCCGGACGGCCCGGCCCAGCGCCGCCGCGACGCCCGGATGGCGGTCCACGCCTCCCTCCGCGACCGCGCCACGCTCTACGCGCACGAGACGGGTCGCAGTGTGGTCGCCGCGGCGGTGTGA